One region of Labrus bergylta chromosome 23, fLabBer1.1, whole genome shotgun sequence genomic DNA includes:
- the nup50 gene encoding LOW QUALITY PROTEIN: nuclear pore complex protein Nup50 (The sequence of the model RefSeq protein was modified relative to this genomic sequence to represent the inferred CDS: inserted 4 bases in 4 codons; deleted 2 bases in 1 codon): MAKRIADKELTDRNWDQEEEGEEAGTFSLASHDVLKNRAIKKAKRRNIGEGGEASGAFKGFKGFALGAGTGTPAAASGASAPTGFSXFGNGGGFKGLGGLTNGNSATLSFALYSSPAASSASPGLTFNGPASTKPXTDITAKQTNGSTPSPAQSSGCSSSGGSVSNKEYSRQLTALNCSVRDWITKHVNDNPLCDLNPIFXDYERHLASIERQYGAALXADAGSEEKKKSTASSLLPPPLHPSSSSSGSSAAAPAPTASLFSFSKNSTDEKSSSSSPGVTFNFGQKVDSSVLASLGSKSTPPSFSFSSSASSSTSSSLFGAPGSAAALSFSGNKSSDAQPADENADEESDEPPKPEVKEVREDDAFYSKKCKLFYKKDNEFKDKGVGTLHLKEMEDGKTQLIIRADTNLGNILLNIVVQSSMPCSRVGKNNVMVVCVPNPTLDDKNPSSPVPLLIRVKTAEDADELHKTLEEKKG, from the exons ATGGCGAAGAGGATCGCTGATAAAGAGTTAACGGACAGGAACTGggatcaggaggaggagggcgaggag GCCGGGACGTTTTCACTGGCGAGCCATGATGTGCTGAAGAACCGGGCGATAAAGAAAGCCAAACGCAGGAACATCGGGGAAGGG gGCGAGGCCAGCGGCGCCTTCAAAGGGTTCAAAGGCTTCGCTTTGGGTGCCGGCACAGGGACGCCGGCGGCGGCGAGCGGCGCCTCTGCTCCAACAGGGTTCT GATTCGGGAACGGGGGAGGGTTCAAAGGCCTCGGCGGCCTGACGAACGGGAACAGCGCCACGCTGTCATTTGCACTCTACTCTTCTCCTGCGGCGTCCAGCGCTTCACCCG gtCTGACGTTTAATGGCCCCGCCTCCACCAAGC CCACTGACATCACAGCCAAGCAGACCAATGGCTCCACCCCCAGCCCGGCTCAGAGCTcgggctgcagcagcagcggcggcagTGTGAGCAACAAGGAGTACAGCCGGCAGCTCACGGCGCTCAACTGCTCGGTGCGCGACTGGATCACCAAGCACGTGAACGACAACCCCCTGTGCGACCTCAACCCCATCT AGGATTACGAACGCCACCTGGCCAGCATCGAGCGCCAGTATGGAGCCGCTC CTGCAGACGCGGGCTccgaggagaagaagaaatccacagcctcctctctcctccctcctcctcttcatcct tcctcctcgtcctcggGCAGCTCGGCGGCGGCGCCCGCTCCCACAGCGTCTTTGTTCTCCTTCAGTAAAAACTCCACAGACgagaaaagcagcagcagcagccccggCGTCACGTTTAACTTCGGTCAGAAGGTGGACAGCTCGGTGCTCGCCTCCCTAGGCTCCAAGTCGACCCCCCCcagcttctccttctcctccagcgcctcctccagcacctcctcctctctgttcgGAGCGCCGGGATCTGCTGCGGCGCTGTCCTTCAGCGGGAACAAGAGCAGCGACGCTCAGCCTGCAG aCGAGAACGCCGACGAGGAGTCGGACGAGCCGCCCAAACCCGAGGTCAAAGAGGTGAGGGAGGACGACGCCTTCTACTCCAAGAA GTGTAAACTGTTCTACAAGAAGGACAACGAGTTCAAAGACAAAGGAGTCGGCACGCTGCACCTCAAAGAGATGGAGGACGGGAAGACTCAGCTGATCATCCGCGCAGACACAAACCTgg GAAACATCCTGCTGAACATCGTCGTGCAGTCGTCCATGCCGTGCTCTCGCGTCGGGAAGAACAACGTGATGGTGGTGTGCGTCCCCAACCCGACCCTCGACGACAAAAACCCCTCCAGCCCCGTCCCCCTCCTCATCAGGGTCAAGACCGCCGAGGACGCCGACGAGCTCCACAAGACGCTGGAAGAGAAGAAAGGCTGA